CGAAATTGCGTCCACGATTAATCAGCGTGACGTTGAGCTCGCGTTCAAGCTTCGCGATGGATGCCGACAACGCGGGCTGGGAGACGTAGCAAGCCTCGGCGGCCCGGGCGAAGTGTCGCTCTCTTGCGACCGCGACGAAGTACTCCAATTGACGTAGCAGCACCGGGCCTCCTCCTTGCCTGCCAACCGCGCCGAAAGCCCAACTGAATTAGTTGGGACTGTATGCAGTATGCATTATGCAGTAGACTACCAGTCGGTAGTGCCTCATTCACGTCGGCCCGGGACCAACGTCGGCAGGATCACAGAAAGGAAGAAAGTGAACAGCCCAGACGCAGGCCGCGCAGCAGAAAAGGCTCGCATCGCCGACATCACCGAGGAGTGGATCGCCGCGGCGGTGGTGAGCGCCACGCCCGAGGCTATCGTCGTGTGTGACGCCGGGGGTGTGATTCGACTGTGGAACGACGGAGCCCAGCGCATGTTCGGCTACTCGACGGACGAAGCGCTCGGCCAAAACCTGGACATCATCATCCCGGAAAAGCTGCGCAAGCGGCACTGGGACGGCTACCACAAGACCATGGCCACCGGACAAACCCGCTACGGCGACCAGCTGCTGAGCGTGCCGGCCACTCACCAAGACGGCCACCGGCTATCGATCGAGTTCAGTGTTGCCCTCTTGCAGCACGACGGCCGCATCGTGGGCATTTCCGCGATCATGCGCGAGGTGACCGAACGCCGGAACGAAGAGCGGGCGCTGCGCGCGCGGCTCGCCGAAGTCGAGGCTCGGCTCGGCGAGCTGGAGAGCGCCGTCAGCTGAGACGGGCACCCGCCACGGCGATCCCGTAGACCCGGCCGACCGTACTGGGGGCTCACGTCACCCTCTACGGTGATGCCATGAGCGACGATATCCTGCTGATCGACACCGAAGAGCGGGTGCGCACCCTGACGCTGAACCGGCCGCAGTCGCGCAACGCCTTGTCCTCGGCACTACGGGACCGGTTCTTCACGGCACTGGCCGATGCCGAGACCGATGACGACGTCGACGTCGTCATCGTGACCGGTGCGGACCCGGTATTCTGCGCGGGCCTGGATCTCAAAGAGCTCGGCGGCCAGGAGGTGCTGCCGGACATCTCGCCACGCTGGCCGTCGATGACCAAGCCGGTGATCGGCGCGATCAACGGCGCCGCGGTCACCGGCGGGCTGGAGCTGGTCCTGTACTGCGACATCGTCATCGCCTCCGAGCAGGCCCGCTTCGCCGACACCCACGCCCGGGTCGGCCTGCTGCCCACCTGGGGCCTCAGCGTGCGGCTGCCGCAGAAGGTGGGCGTCGGGCTGGCCCGGCGGATGAGCATGACCGGCGATTACCTCTCGGCCGCCGATGCGCTGCGGGCGGGCCTGGTGACCGAGGTGGTGGAGCACGACCATCTGCTGCCCACCGCACGCCAGGTGGCGGCCGCCATCGTCGGCAACAACCAAGGCGCGGTTCGTGCCCTGCTGGCCTCCTACCACCGCATCGACGAGTCGCAGACCAACGAGGGGTTATGGCTGGAGGCGATGGCGGCCCGGCAATTCCGCACCACGGGCGACGACATCGCCGCGAATCGGGAAGCGGTATTGCAACGCGGGCGTGCTCAAGTCCGTTAGCCGCGGTTCGGTGATGACGCAATTCATTCGTCCATGAGCTGGCCATGCGCAAATGGCCGGGCCCGCAACTTTTTATCGCCAGTAAAGGCGATAACCAATACGATCCCCCTAACGAGCCGAAACCATTTGCGCACGGCAGGAGGAACGATGTGGGGTGTCGTCGGCCTCAGCATGCGAGTAGTCGGCGTCCTGACCCTGGTCATGGCCGTTTCGATCGCCGTCGGGCAGCACGCGGGCGCGCAACCGCCACCACGATTTCCCAATCTCGACGCGTTCACCACAGTCGCGGTGGACGGCTATATCACGACCTCGCTTCCCGGCAACTCGCCGCGAATTAATTTCTCGACCCCGAACTCAGTGGTGTGTGACTTCTACGGTGGGCCAGCGCCCGCGCCACGGCCGTCGCAAGACATTAAGTGCAATGGCGAAGTTCCGGGAATGGACGACATTCCCTTTCCCGGCGGCGCTCACCCGAGACCCGGCGACTGCGTGGAGGGGTCGGTGACTTTCAAGGGACCCGGCTATGAACTGAGCCGAATGACCTACAGCGGGTGCGGCGGCAATCCGGCCGCGTTGCCCTACACCGCCAAGACGCTGAACGTGGGCCAGAAACTGTCCTATCTCAACGTGACTTGCGCGGTGGGCGCGGACAATCTGCTCGCTTGTCTGGACACCACCAGCGGGGACCACGGATTCGTCCTGCAATCCGACGGAAGTTGGGCGTTCTAGCGAGCC
This Mycobacterium simiae DNA region includes the following protein-coding sequences:
- a CDS encoding PAS domain-containing protein; this translates as MNSPDAGRAAEKARIADITEEWIAAAVVSATPEAIVVCDAGGVIRLWNDGAQRMFGYSTDEALGQNLDIIIPEKLRKRHWDGYHKTMATGQTRYGDQLLSVPATHQDGHRLSIEFSVALLQHDGRIVGISAIMREVTERRNEERALRARLAEVEARLGELESAVS
- a CDS encoding enoyl-CoA hydratase; translation: MSDDILLIDTEERVRTLTLNRPQSRNALSSALRDRFFTALADAETDDDVDVVIVTGADPVFCAGLDLKELGGQEVLPDISPRWPSMTKPVIGAINGAAVTGGLELVLYCDIVIASEQARFADTHARVGLLPTWGLSVRLPQKVGVGLARRMSMTGDYLSAADALRAGLVTEVVEHDHLLPTARQVAAAIVGNNQGAVRALLASYHRIDESQTNEGLWLEAMAARQFRTTGDDIAANREAVLQRGRAQVR